The Brevundimonas vesicularis genome includes the window TGTCGCGATCGATAAAGGGCTGGTCCCGCTCGTCGATGTCCGAGGTGATCAGTTGCGCGCTTTCGGCGTCCGTGCGCGCGACCGTGATGGTCGGCGTGCCCATGACGTCGGCGGCCAGACGCGCGGCGACCAGATTGCGCTCATGCGCCTGGGTCGGGATCAGAACCTTGCCACCCAGGTGGCCACACTTCTTCTCGGACGCCAGCTGATCCTCGAAGTGGACGCCGGCCGCACCCGCCTCGATGAAGGCCTTCATGATCTCGAAGCTGTTCAGCGGCCCGCCGAAACCGGCTTCCGCGTCGGCGACGATGGGAACGAACCAGTCGCGCTTGGCGCCGCCCTCGGCATGCTCGATCTGATCGGCGCGTTGCAGGGTGCGGTTGATGCGGCGGCACAGTTCCGGCGCGGCGTTGGCCGGGTACAGCGACTGGTCGGGGTACATGGCGCCGGCCGTATTGGCGTCGGCCGCGACCTGCCAGCCCGACAGATAGATGGCCTTCAGACCCGCGCGGACCATCTGCATGGCCTGGTTTCCGGTGACGGCGCCCAGCGCATTGATGAAGGGCTCGTCGTGCAGCAACTGCCACAGGCGGTTGGCCCCGCGCTCGGCCAACGTATGGGTGATCGGCACCGAGCCGCGCAGGCGCAGGACGTCTTCAGGGGTATAGGGGCGCTCGATGCCGTCGAAACGGCCGGCGGGCGAAGGCAACAGATCGGCGAAAGTGGTCATGGTCGAAATCGGTCTCTGAAGGGCGCGGCCGCAGCCGCCGTCTCGGAGACAAGAACACGCACCGGTCAAAACTGATACAGACCGAACCCCATCCACAAAGTCATCTTGTCATAATATGACTTTGCTTAGTCAGTCACGTTGTGACATGATACTGCGATGAACACCGCCGCTGACCGCAAGCTGTTTCTGGGCGCCCGGCTCAAGCGGCTCCGGCGCGATCTCGGCCTGACCCAGACCGCCATGGCTGCCGACCTGGACGTTTCGCCCAGCTATCTCAATCACATAGAACGCAATCAGCGCCCGGTCTCAGCTCAGCTGCTGCTGCGATTGGCGGACACCTATGACGTCGATCTGCGCGCGCTGAACCAGGGTGGGGCGGCGGACGAGGCGCGTCTCACGGAGATCCTGACCGATCCTCTATTCAAGGGTCTGTCCGCGCCCCGGCACGAACTGGTGCAACTGTTGGAAGAGGCGCCCGGTGTCGCCGACGCCCTGCTGCGCCTCTATCAGGCTTTCGACGACGGCCGCACGCGCGCCCGCGCCGCCGCCGAGACGGGCGAAAGCCCGATCGAGACCAGTCCCGCCGAATGGGTGCGCGAATACATCCAGTCGCGCGGCAACCATTTTCCCGAACTGGACCAGATGGGCGAGGCCCTGTCCGACGCCCTGTCCGCCGAGGCGCCCGCCCACGCCGACGGCTTCGAACCCGCCGCGCGCCATCGGCTGGCGGCCAGGCATGATCTGGGGGTCCGCACACTACCGGCCGAGGTCATGGTGGAATGGACCCGCCGCTACGACCTGCACCGCCGCCGGCTGTTGCTGTCGGAAACCCTGGGGCCGTCCTCACGCGCCTTCGCCATCGCCTATCAACTGGCCTTGGCCGAGCAAGGGCCGGCGCTCAACGCGCTGGCAGAGGCCGCGAACGCGCCGGACGCGCCCACTCGATCGCTGCTGAAGGTGGCCCTGACCAACACGCTCGCCGCCGCGACCCTGATGCCCTACGCCGCCTTCCAGCGGGCGGCGGAAGAGACGCGCTATGACTTGGCTCGGCTCCAGACCCGGTTCGGCGTCAGCTACGAACAGGCCGCGCACCGCCTGACCACCCTGTCGCGCCCCACCGCGCGCGGCGTGCCCTTCTTCCTGATGCGGGTCGATCAGGCGGGCAACATCTCCAAACGCTATGCGGCCGGCGCCTTTCCCTTCTCGCGTTTCGGCGGCGCCTGCCCGCGCTGGCGGCTGCATTCGGCCTTCCGCACGCCGGGCCGCATCGTCACCCAGATCATCGAGACTCCAGATGGCGGCCGCTGGTTCACCTTCGCCCGCACGGTCGAGCGGCAAGGCCACGACGGCTATGACGAGCGCCACGACCTCGCCGTCGGCCTGGGGTGCGAACTGCGTCACGCGCATCGTCTGGCCTACGCCCACGGCATCGACCTGCAGAACCCCGAGGTCACGCCCATCGGCCCGGCCTGCCGCCTGTGTCACCGTCACCCCTGCGCCGAACGCGCCGCCGCTCCCATCGACCGCCCGCTGGCGGTCGATGACTGGTCCAAGTCCGTCAGCCCCTATCCGTTCGGCGCCGCCTGAGACCTAGCGCCTCTGGTCCGCCGTGCGGTCGCGGATGGCGTTGAACTCGGCCGTCGGCTTCCACGCGGGCCAGCTCTCGCTGTCGGCCACCGTCAGCCCCAGCCGATACAGCAGGTCCAGGTTCTGCAAGGCGGCCGTGAAGTCGTAGTCGGCCCGCCATTCGTCGGTCAGCTTGTGATAATATTTGGCCATCGCGCCCTCGTAATAGGGCTTGCCCGCCTCGATCCCGCCCTCGACGAAATCGCGGCCTGTCCACGGCATCAGGGCCG containing:
- the aceA gene encoding isocitrate lyase; the protein is MTTFADLLPSPAGRFDGIERPYTPEDVLRLRGSVPITHTLAERGANRLWQLLHDEPFINALGAVTGNQAMQMVRAGLKAIYLSGWQVAADANTAGAMYPDQSLYPANAAPELCRRINRTLQRADQIEHAEGGAKRDWFVPIVADAEAGFGGPLNSFEIMKAFIEAGAAGVHFEDQLASEKKCGHLGGKVLIPTQAHERNLVAARLAADVMGTPTITVARTDAESAQLITSDIDERDQPFIDRDNRTPEGFFRLKEGTGLDHCIARGLSYANIADLLWWETSHPDLDDAKKFAEAVQKKHPGKLMAYNCSPSFNWKAKLDDATIAKFQRELGAMGYKFQFVTLAGFHSLNNSMFELADGYRDRGMAAYSELQQREFANEAIGYTATRHQREVGTGYFDQVATVISNGTSSTTALKDSTETAQFTHAA
- a CDS encoding helix-turn-helix domain-containing protein — encoded protein: MNTAADRKLFLGARLKRLRRDLGLTQTAMAADLDVSPSYLNHIERNQRPVSAQLLLRLADTYDVDLRALNQGGAADEARLTEILTDPLFKGLSAPRHELVQLLEEAPGVADALLRLYQAFDDGRTRARAAAETGESPIETSPAEWVREYIQSRGNHFPELDQMGEALSDALSAEAPAHADGFEPAARHRLAARHDLGVRTLPAEVMVEWTRRYDLHRRRLLLSETLGPSSRAFAIAYQLALAEQGPALNALAEAANAPDAPTRSLLKVALTNTLAAATLMPYAAFQRAAEETRYDLARLQTRFGVSYEQAAHRLTTLSRPTARGVPFFLMRVDQAGNISKRYAAGAFPFSRFGGACPRWRLHSAFRTPGRIVTQIIETPDGGRWFTFARTVERQGHDGYDERHDLAVGLGCELRHAHRLAYAHGIDLQNPEVTPIGPACRLCHRHPCAERAAAPIDRPLAVDDWSKSVSPYPFGAA